In one Janibacter cremeus genomic region, the following are encoded:
- a CDS encoding neutral zinc metallopeptidase: MSINDNASLDTSRMGGGGGRTGGRGPMLAGGGGALGLVVAVILVLTGNGDVLTSGGDGQPTAGGDDRLTHKCRTGADAAQDRECLMVLGENSLHDFWSSQPDLARDLSEAGADFRGPRQVVVYRGRTQSQCGTASNQIGPFYCPLDESVFIDTYFFDLMERRLGAEDGTLAELYVLAHEYGHHVENVYGVLEEAQKDPQGPSSGAVRVELMADCFAGMWIRGATRTTDAGGRPLLTDVTEADVRNAMGAAKAVGDDEIQKKSGGGVDPEAWTHGSARARQAWLLRGMGAESITACDTFAVAEPNTV; this comes from the coding sequence ATGAGCATCAACGACAACGCCTCGCTCGACACCTCGCGGATGGGCGGGGGCGGCGGTCGCACGGGAGGCCGCGGTCCGATGCTCGCCGGCGGTGGTGGTGCCCTCGGCCTGGTCGTCGCGGTCATCCTCGTCCTCACCGGCAACGGCGACGTGCTCACCTCGGGTGGTGACGGCCAGCCCACCGCCGGCGGTGACGACCGCCTCACGCACAAGTGCCGGACCGGCGCGGACGCCGCCCAGGACCGGGAGTGCCTCATGGTGCTCGGGGAGAACAGCCTGCACGACTTCTGGAGCAGCCAGCCCGACCTCGCCCGCGACCTGTCCGAGGCCGGCGCGGACTTCCGCGGTCCGCGCCAGGTCGTGGTCTACCGGGGCCGGACGCAGTCGCAGTGCGGGACCGCGAGCAACCAGATCGGGCCCTTCTACTGCCCGCTCGACGAGTCCGTCTTCATCGACACCTACTTCTTCGACCTGATGGAGCGCCGGCTCGGCGCCGAGGACGGCACGCTCGCGGAGCTGTACGTCCTCGCCCACGAGTACGGGCACCACGTCGAGAACGTCTACGGGGTGCTCGAGGAGGCGCAGAAGGACCCGCAGGGACCCTCCTCGGGGGCGGTGCGGGTGGAGCTCATGGCCGACTGCTTCGCCGGGATGTGGATCCGGGGCGCGACCCGGACCACCGACGCCGGGGGGCGACCGCTGCTGACCGACGTCACCGAGGCCGATGTGCGCAACGCGATGGGGGCGGCCAAGGCGGTCGGCGACGACGAGATCCAGAAGAAGTCCGGGGGCGGGGTCGACCCGGAGGCCTGGACGCACGGCTCCGCGCGGGCGCGTCAGGCGTGGTTGTTGCGCGGCATGGGGGCCGAGTCGATCACCGCCTGCGACACCTTCGCCGTGGCGGAGCCCAACACCGTCTGA
- a CDS encoding ABC-F family ATP-binding cassette domain-containing protein, producing MITATGIELRAGSRILLEGATFRVAPGDRVGLVGRNGAGKTTLTKVLAGQGQAASGEVTSGGGIGYLPQDPRTGDLSLTARERILSARGLDRIVTDRRTAEQRMASADTETQERAMSRFARLQEEFEAVGGYAAESEAASMASALGIDEDRLDQTLETLSGGQRRRVELARILFSGNETLLLDEPTNHLDADSIAWLREHLKNYKGGLIIISHDVELLEVVVNRVFHLDANRCELDIYNMGWRNYLQQRETDERRRRRELQNAQKKADALLQQADKMRAKATKATAAQQMIKRAEKMLAGVEGERVNDKVAKLRFPDPAPCGRTPLRASSLSRSYGSQEIFTDVDLAIDRGSKVVVLGLNGAGKTTLLRMLAGVDTPDTGQVEPGHGLKLGYYAQEHENLDVDRTVLANMKSAAPDLGETDVRKVLGSFLFSGDDVDKPAGVLSGGEKTRLSLALLVVSSANVLLLDEPTNNLDPASREEILGALASFKGAVVLVTHDEGAVDALQPERILLLPDGIEDFWNADYRDLVTLA from the coding sequence GTGATCACAGCAACCGGGATCGAGCTGCGCGCTGGCTCCCGGATCCTTCTCGAGGGCGCGACCTTCCGGGTCGCGCCGGGTGACCGGGTGGGCCTCGTCGGGCGCAACGGTGCCGGCAAGACGACCCTGACGAAGGTGCTCGCCGGTCAGGGGCAGGCGGCCTCGGGCGAGGTCACCTCCGGTGGGGGGATCGGCTACCTGCCGCAGGACCCGCGCACGGGCGACCTGAGCCTCACGGCCCGCGAGCGCATCCTCTCCGCGCGCGGCCTCGACCGCATCGTCACCGACCGCCGCACCGCGGAGCAGCGGATGGCCAGCGCCGACACGGAGACCCAGGAGCGGGCGATGTCCCGCTTCGCGCGGCTGCAGGAGGAGTTCGAGGCCGTCGGTGGCTACGCGGCCGAGTCGGAGGCGGCGAGCATGGCGTCGGCCCTCGGGATCGACGAGGACCGTCTCGACCAGACGCTCGAGACCCTCTCCGGTGGTCAGCGGCGACGAGTGGAGCTGGCTCGGATCCTCTTCTCCGGCAACGAGACCCTGCTGCTCGACGAGCCGACCAACCACCTCGACGCCGACTCCATCGCGTGGCTGCGCGAGCACCTGAAGAACTACAAGGGCGGGCTGATCATCATCAGCCACGACGTCGAGCTGCTCGAGGTCGTCGTCAACCGCGTCTTCCACCTCGACGCCAACCGGTGCGAGCTCGACATCTACAACATGGGGTGGCGCAACTACCTCCAGCAGCGCGAGACCGACGAGCGCCGTCGCAGGCGTGAGCTGCAGAACGCGCAGAAGAAGGCCGACGCCCTGCTGCAGCAGGCGGACAAGATGCGCGCCAAGGCCACGAAGGCCACCGCGGCCCAGCAGATGATCAAGCGTGCCGAGAAGATGCTCGCGGGTGTCGAGGGGGAGCGGGTCAACGACAAGGTGGCCAAGCTGCGCTTCCCGGACCCGGCGCCGTGCGGGCGGACCCCCCTTCGCGCCTCGAGCCTGTCCCGCTCCTACGGCAGCCAGGAGATCTTCACCGACGTCGACCTGGCGATCGACCGGGGGAGCAAGGTCGTGGTGCTCGGGCTCAACGGTGCGGGCAAGACGACGCTGCTGCGGATGCTCGCCGGCGTGGACACCCCGGACACGGGGCAGGTCGAGCCGGGGCACGGGCTCAAGCTCGGCTACTACGCGCAGGAGCACGAGAACCTCGACGTCGACCGGACCGTGCTGGCCAACATGAAGTCCGCCGCACCCGACCTCGGCGAGACCGACGTGCGCAAGGTCCTGGGGTCCTTCCTCTTCTCCGGCGACGACGTCGACAAGCCGGCGGGGGTCCTCTCCGGCGGGGAGAAGACGCGGCTGTCGCTCGCCCTGCTGGTCGTCTCCAGTGCCAACGTCCTGCTCCTCGACGAGCCGACGAACAACCTCGACCCGGCCAGTCGCGAGGAGATCCTCGGCGCGCTGGCGTCGTTCAAGGGTGCCGTCGTCCTCGTCACGCACGACGAGGGTGCCGTCGACGCGCTGCAGCCGGAGCGGATCCTGCTGCTGCCCGACGGCATCGAGGACTTCTGGAACGCCGACTACCGCGATCTGGTGACCCTGGCCTGA
- a CDS encoding metal-sulfur cluster assembly factor codes for MTAQAPTPSNVADVEEALRDVVDPELGINVVDLGLVYGITVDPQNHAVIDMTLTSAACPLTDVIEDQVTQALTDLVTDSRINWVWMPPWGPDKITDDGREQLRALGFNI; via the coding sequence ATGACCGCCCAGGCACCGACCCCCAGCAATGTCGCGGACGTCGAGGAGGCGCTGCGCGACGTCGTCGACCCCGAGCTCGGCATCAACGTCGTCGACCTCGGCCTCGTCTACGGCATCACCGTCGACCCGCAGAACCACGCCGTCATCGACATGACGCTCACGTCCGCGGCCTGCCCGTTGACCGATGTCATCGAGGACCAGGTGACCCAGGCCCTGACGGACCTCGTCACGGACTCGCGGATCAACTGGGTCTGGATGCCGCCGTGGGGCCCGGACAAGATCACCGACGACGGGCGAGAGCAGCTGCGCGCCCTCGGCTTCAACATCTGA
- the sufU gene encoding Fe-S cluster assembly sulfur transfer protein SufU encodes MDLYQELILDHSKRQVGHGLREGHQAEVSHVNPTCGDEVTLRVHLDGTGPDATITDISYEAMGCSISMASTSILADELTGESITDAMEIHAAMRQMLTSRGQESGDEEVIGDGVALAGVAQYPARVKCALLGWMALTDALAQAGVDVANEPEGESA; translated from the coding sequence ATGGACCTCTACCAGGAGCTGATCCTGGACCACTCGAAGCGCCAGGTCGGGCACGGCCTGCGCGAGGGGCACCAGGCCGAGGTCAGCCACGTCAACCCGACCTGCGGTGACGAGGTCACCCTGCGGGTGCACCTCGACGGCACCGGTCCGGACGCCACGATCACCGACATCTCGTACGAGGCGATGGGGTGCTCGATCTCGATGGCGAGCACCTCGATCCTCGCCGACGAGCTGACCGGTGAGTCGATCACCGACGCGATGGAGATCCACGCCGCGATGCGGCAGATGCTCACCAGCCGCGGCCAGGAGAGCGGTGACGAGGAGGTCATCGGCGACGGTGTCGCCCTGGCCGGCGTCGCGCAGTACCCGGCGCGCGTGAAGTGCGCGTTGCTCGGATGGATGGCCCTCACCGACGCCCTGGCCCAGGCAGGCGTCGATGTCGCGAACGAACCCGAAGGAGAGAGCGCATGA
- the sufD gene encoding Fe-S cluster assembly protein SufD codes for MSLLADTPSRQAHTHSGETMVPDQSRAERTRSWEVADFPMPEGREEDWRFTPISRLTTLLADEPSSATLEWTTHLPEGVTLTTTSVEELGRDSLPKPVDRPAALAAAHGEGIALVDVPKEAELTEPVRIHLDGVRRETVHGHMVVRVGAFASATIVLNHTGSTDFTELVTVLAGDGSTVTVVSLQDWEDDTHHLGQHDVVVGRDASVRHIAVSIGGGIVRLNTNATYAGPGGSFEGLGVYFADAGQHLEHRLFVDHEAPHCRSNVEYKGALQGETAQTVWVGDVLIRAAAEGTDTYELNRNLVLTDGARADSVPNLEIETGEIVGAGHASTTGRFDDQQLFYLQSRGIPQELARRLVVRGFFHSIVQRIGDAEISEKVMAAIDEELEESSGASA; via the coding sequence ATGAGCCTGCTGGCTGACACCCCGAGCCGACAGGCTCACACCCACTCCGGCGAGACGATGGTCCCGGACCAGTCCCGGGCGGAGCGCACCCGCTCCTGGGAGGTCGCCGACTTCCCGATGCCCGAGGGCCGCGAGGAGGACTGGCGGTTCACCCCGATCAGCCGCCTGACGACCCTCCTGGCGGACGAGCCGAGCAGCGCCACGCTCGAGTGGACCACGCACCTGCCGGAGGGCGTCACGCTCACGACGACCTCCGTGGAGGAGCTGGGTCGCGACTCGCTGCCCAAGCCGGTCGACCGGCCGGCGGCGCTGGCGGCGGCTCACGGTGAGGGCATCGCCCTCGTCGACGTGCCGAAGGAGGCCGAGCTCACCGAGCCGGTGCGCATCCACCTCGACGGCGTCCGGCGCGAGACCGTCCACGGCCACATGGTCGTGCGGGTCGGTGCCTTCGCCTCGGCGACGATCGTGCTCAACCACACCGGCTCGACCGACTTCACCGAGCTGGTGACGGTGCTGGCCGGTGACGGCTCCACGGTCACGGTCGTGAGCCTGCAGGACTGGGAGGACGACACCCACCACCTCGGCCAGCACGACGTCGTCGTCGGCCGGGACGCGTCGGTGCGGCACATCGCGGTCTCCATCGGCGGCGGCATCGTGCGCCTGAACACCAACGCGACCTACGCCGGCCCCGGTGGGTCCTTCGAGGGCCTGGGCGTGTACTTCGCCGACGCCGGCCAGCACCTGGAGCACCGGCTCTTCGTCGACCACGAGGCCCCGCACTGCCGCAGCAACGTCGAGTACAAGGGCGCGCTGCAGGGCGAGACGGCGCAGACGGTCTGGGTGGGCGACGTGCTCATCCGGGCTGCCGCGGAGGGGACGGACACCTACGAGCTCAACCGCAACCTCGTCCTCACCGACGGGGCGCGGGCTGACTCGGTGCCCAACCTCGAGATCGAGACCGGCGAGATCGTCGGTGCCGGCCACGCCTCGACGACCGGACGCTTCGACGACCAGCAGCTGTTCTACCTGCAGTCCCGCGGCATCCCGCAGGAGCTGGCGCGTCGCCTCGTCGTGCGCGGCTTCTTCCACAGCATCGTCCAGCGCATCGGTGACGCCGAGATCAGCGAGAAGGTCATGGCCGCCATCGACGAGGAGCTCGAGGAGAGCTCGGGGGCGAGCGCATGA
- a CDS encoding non-heme iron oxygenase ferredoxin subunit, giving the protein MSTATEADFVRVCRLDELPGVGAAKAEIQGRIVSIIHTEDGDVHCIDDECTHGRVSLSEGDVEGCEIECWLHGSRFNLLSGKPTSLPATVPVVVHTTRVTDGEVFVALSDEAPRTV; this is encoded by the coding sequence ATGAGCACCGCGACCGAGGCCGACTTCGTCCGCGTCTGCCGGCTCGACGAGCTGCCGGGCGTGGGCGCCGCCAAGGCGGAGATCCAGGGACGGATCGTCTCGATCATCCACACCGAGGACGGCGACGTGCACTGCATCGACGACGAGTGCACCCACGGACGGGTGTCGCTGTCCGAGGGCGACGTCGAGGGCTGCGAGATCGAGTGCTGGCTGCACGGCTCGCGGTTCAACCTCCTGTCCGGCAAGCCGACCAGCCTGCCGGCCACGGTCCCCGTGGTCGTGCACACCACGCGAGTCACCGACGGCGAGGTGTTCGTCGCGCTCTCCGACGAGGCGCCCCGCACGGTCTGA
- a CDS encoding nitrite/sulfite reductase has product MGVVTVTTRPTRTKATGAWADGDRTPLNHNEAFKQEDDALNVRQRIIDVYSKQGFDSIAHDDLTGRFRWMGLYTQRKPGLDGTHTGEEDISDSRFMMRVRSDGGQLTTQQVRTIADISNDFAEGSADISDRQNIQLHNVRIEDVPEIWRRLEAVDLGSTEACGDCPRTIIASPVAGVEKDEIVDGTSAMQEIKRRWIGNPEFSNLPRKYKTAISGSPVHDIAHEINDISFVGVHHPEHGPGFDVWVGGGLSVQPIFAQRLGVWVPSEEVPAVWEGVTSIFRDHGYRRLRNKARLKFLVKDWGAQKFREVLENDYLGRRLLDGPAATVAPGTRRDHVGIHEQQDGRVWVGAAPIAGRMSGDKLVRLVELAEGVGSRRIRFTPHQKVLVLDVPPQEADQLAQDLRGIDLVVHPSEWRRNVLACTGLEYCKLALTDTKERARWTVEELEKRLPHIDIPFSIHINGCPNACARSQVGDVGLKGMIDQKADGSYQEVFQVLLGGSLAEDTALARKTRALKVAAEDLPDYIERLARTYLDQREPDESFHSWARRADEDDLR; this is encoded by the coding sequence ATGGGCGTCGTGACTGTGACGACCCGCCCCACCCGAACCAAGGCCACCGGCGCCTGGGCCGACGGCGACCGGACCCCGCTGAACCACAACGAGGCGTTCAAGCAGGAGGACGACGCGCTCAACGTCCGCCAGCGGATCATCGACGTGTACTCGAAGCAGGGCTTCGACTCGATCGCGCACGACGACCTCACCGGTCGCTTCCGGTGGATGGGCCTGTACACGCAGCGCAAGCCCGGCCTCGACGGCACGCACACCGGCGAGGAGGACATCTCCGACAGTCGCTTCATGATGCGGGTGCGCAGCGACGGCGGCCAGCTGACCACGCAGCAGGTGCGCACCATCGCCGACATCAGCAATGACTTCGCCGAGGGCAGCGCCGACATCAGCGACCGGCAGAACATCCAGCTGCACAACGTGCGGATCGAGGACGTCCCCGAGATCTGGCGGCGACTCGAGGCGGTCGACCTGGGCTCGACGGAGGCCTGCGGCGACTGCCCCCGCACCATCATCGCCTCGCCCGTGGCCGGGGTGGAGAAGGACGAGATCGTCGACGGCACGAGCGCGATGCAGGAGATCAAGCGTCGGTGGATCGGGAACCCCGAGTTCTCCAACCTGCCGCGCAAGTACAAGACCGCCATCTCCGGCTCCCCGGTCCATGACATCGCCCACGAGATCAACGACATCTCCTTCGTCGGCGTCCACCACCCCGAGCACGGACCGGGCTTCGACGTCTGGGTCGGCGGCGGGCTGTCGGTCCAGCCGATCTTCGCCCAGCGTCTGGGCGTGTGGGTCCCGTCGGAGGAGGTGCCCGCCGTCTGGGAGGGCGTCACCTCGATCTTCCGCGACCACGGCTACCGCCGGCTGCGCAACAAGGCGAGGTTGAAGTTCCTCGTCAAGGACTGGGGGGCGCAGAAGTTCCGCGAGGTGCTGGAGAACGACTACCTCGGTCGCCGTCTCCTCGACGGACCGGCGGCGACGGTCGCTCCGGGTACGCGCCGCGACCACGTCGGGATCCACGAGCAGCAGGACGGTCGCGTGTGGGTCGGGGCGGCGCCGATCGCCGGCCGGATGAGTGGCGACAAGCTGGTCCGGCTGGTCGAGCTCGCCGAGGGCGTCGGGAGCCGGCGCATCCGCTTCACCCCCCACCAGAAGGTCCTCGTCCTCGACGTCCCGCCGCAGGAGGCGGACCAGCTCGCGCAGGACCTGCGTGGGATCGACCTCGTCGTCCACCCGAGCGAGTGGCGCCGCAACGTCCTGGCGTGCACGGGGCTGGAGTACTGCAAGCTCGCCCTGACCGACACCAAGGAGCGCGCACGCTGGACGGTCGAGGAGCTGGAGAAGCGCCTGCCGCACATCGACATCCCCTTCAGCATCCACATCAACGGCTGCCCCAACGCCTGCGCCCGCAGCCAGGTCGGCGACGTCGGTCTGAAGGGCATGATCGACCAGAAGGCCGACGGCTCCTACCAGGAGGTCTTCCAGGTCCTGCTCGGGGGCTCGTTGGCCGAGGACACCGCGCTGGCGCGCAAGACCCGGGCCCTGAAGGTCGCGGCCGAGGACCTGCCCGACTACATCGAGCGGCTCGCCCGCACCTACCTCGACCAGCGCGAGCCGGACGAGTCCTTCCACTCCTGGGCACGTCGCGCCGACGAGGACGACCTGCGATGA
- a CDS encoding acVLRF1 family peptidyl-tRNA hydrolase, whose translation MTRRVEVGAHRLDRWVDGFAARHDGVTTAVEPGRVLLTGGDGVRAVGETFDHARIGLVLVRRGGHAVGVDEGGELTSHTCGTRYVQSRTKAGGWSQQRYSRRRGNQADAVVTTVAELALRHLPPGRVDALVLGGDRSLAEQVLTDPRLAHLGDLERRTLWDLPDPRLTVLREAARRARAVRFVLDD comes from the coding sequence ATGACCCGCCGCGTCGAGGTCGGTGCCCATCGCCTCGACCGGTGGGTCGACGGTTTCGCGGCCCGGCACGACGGCGTCACCACCGCCGTCGAGCCGGGCCGAGTGCTGCTCACCGGGGGTGATGGCGTCCGCGCGGTGGGGGAGACCTTCGACCACGCGAGGATCGGGCTCGTCCTCGTGCGCCGCGGTGGTCACGCCGTCGGTGTGGACGAAGGGGGTGAGCTCACCTCCCACACGTGCGGCACCCGGTACGTGCAGTCGCGCACGAAGGCGGGCGGGTGGAGCCAGCAGCGCTACAGCCGCCGGCGGGGGAACCAGGCCGACGCCGTCGTCACCACCGTGGCCGAGCTCGCGCTCAGGCACCTGCCACCCGGGCGCGTGGACGCGCTCGTGCTGGGCGGGGACCGGTCGTTGGCCGAGCAGGTGCTCACCGACCCCCGGTTGGCCCACCTGGGTGACCTCGAGCGACGCACCCTGTGGGACCTGCCCGACCCGCGGTTGACCGTCCTGCGGGAGGCGGCCCGGCGGGCCAGGGCCGTGCGCTTCGTCCTCGACGACTGA
- a CDS encoding SufS family cysteine desulfurase has protein sequence MTEQLIPDTELAALREQFPILGRSVRGGKPLVYLDSGATSHKPLAVLDAEREFLLTANSAPHRGAHALSEEATEAYEQARADIAALIGAAEREVVFTKNATEALNLAAYAFSNAEVGSPLRVGEGDEILITEAEHHANLVPWQELCRRTGATLRWIGVTETGRLDMDQLEEMVTERTKVMAFTHASNVLGAVSDVPRFVAAAKSVGAITVLDACQSVPHLPVDVTDLGVDLLAFSGHKMYGPSGIGVLWGRYDLLEQMPAFLTGGSMIEVVRMEGSTYMPPPTRFEAGVPMTSQAIGLGAAVRWIREIGIERIAAHERALTAQLLEQVAARDWVRLIGPPDTVHRGAAVSFVVDGVHAHDVGQVLDDHGVAVRVGHHCAWPLHRAFKVAATTRASLAVYNTPDEIDALMRALDTVPGIFGVDKGAA, from the coding sequence ATGACGGAGCAGCTGATCCCCGACACGGAGCTGGCCGCCCTGCGCGAGCAGTTCCCGATCCTCGGGCGCAGCGTGCGCGGGGGCAAGCCGCTGGTCTACCTGGACTCCGGGGCCACCTCGCACAAGCCGCTGGCGGTGCTGGACGCCGAGCGGGAGTTCCTCCTCACGGCGAACTCCGCACCGCACCGCGGCGCGCACGCGCTGTCCGAGGAGGCCACCGAGGCCTACGAGCAGGCCCGTGCGGACATCGCCGCCTTAATCGGCGCCGCCGAGCGCGAGGTGGTCTTCACCAAGAACGCCACCGAGGCGCTGAACCTGGCGGCCTACGCCTTCTCCAACGCGGAGGTGGGTTCCCCCCTTCGCGTCGGTGAGGGGGACGAGATCCTCATCACCGAGGCCGAGCACCACGCCAACCTCGTGCCGTGGCAGGAGTTGTGCCGCCGCACCGGCGCGACCCTGCGCTGGATCGGGGTCACCGAGACCGGCCGCCTCGACATGGACCAGCTCGAGGAGATGGTCACCGAGCGCACGAAGGTCATGGCCTTCACCCATGCCTCCAACGTGCTCGGTGCCGTCAGCGACGTCCCGCGGTTCGTCGCCGCGGCGAAGTCCGTGGGCGCGATCACGGTCCTCGACGCCTGCCAGTCGGTGCCCCACCTGCCGGTGGACGTCACCGACCTCGGCGTGGACCTGCTCGCCTTCTCCGGCCACAAGATGTACGGCCCGAGCGGCATCGGGGTCCTGTGGGGCCGCTACGACCTGCTCGAGCAGATGCCGGCCTTCCTCACCGGGGGCTCGATGATCGAGGTCGTGCGGATGGAGGGCAGCACCTACATGCCGCCCCCGACCCGCTTCGAGGCCGGCGTGCCGATGACCAGCCAGGCCATCGGTCTGGGTGCCGCCGTGCGCTGGATCCGCGAGATCGGCATCGAGCGCATCGCCGCCCACGAGCGGGCGCTCACGGCGCAGCTGCTCGAGCAGGTCGCGGCCCGTGACTGGGTCCGCCTCATCGGTCCGCCGGACACGGTGCACCGGGGCGCTGCGGTCAGCTTCGTCGTCGACGGTGTGCACGCGCACGACGTCGGCCAGGTCCTCGACGACCACGGCGTGGCCGTGCGCGTCGGGCACCACTGCGCGTGGCCGCTGCACCGCGCCTTCAAGGTCGCAGCCACCACGCGCGCCTCGCTGGCCGTCTACAACACCCCGGACGAGATCGACGCGCTCATGAGGGCGCTCGACACCGTGCCCGGCATCTTCGGCGTGGACAAGGGGGCTGCCTGA
- a CDS encoding phosphoadenylyl-sulfate reductase — MTTTATGHLRDQADAGRDRFAALEAELSGTHEGRVELARRALTWADETFGAGLTVASSMGDEVLVHLVGTTLSGTDVFFLDTGYHFAETLGTRDAFQEMLPVRIRTILPLLTVAQQDAEHGPRLHDRDPNACCAMRKVEPLNRALADRDAWVTGMRREDAPTRTDIAVVGWDEARGMVKINPLAGWTQEDVDRFVADEEVFLNPLRQSGYASIGCAPCTRPVAEGEDPRAGRWSGQDKVECGLHT, encoded by the coding sequence ATGACGACCACGGCCACCGGTCACCTCCGCGACCAGGCCGATGCGGGTCGCGACCGATTCGCCGCGCTCGAGGCCGAGCTGTCCGGGACCCACGAAGGCAGGGTGGAGCTCGCCCGCCGGGCGCTCACCTGGGCCGACGAGACCTTCGGCGCCGGCCTGACCGTCGCCAGCTCGATGGGGGACGAGGTCCTGGTGCACCTCGTCGGCACGACGCTGAGCGGCACGGACGTGTTCTTCCTCGACACCGGGTACCACTTCGCCGAGACCCTGGGCACCCGGGACGCCTTCCAGGAGATGCTCCCGGTGCGCATCCGCACCATCCTGCCGCTGCTGACCGTCGCGCAGCAGGACGCCGAGCACGGTCCGCGACTGCACGACCGGGACCCCAATGCCTGCTGCGCGATGCGCAAGGTCGAGCCGCTCAACCGGGCGCTGGCCGACCGCGACGCCTGGGTGACCGGGATGCGCCGCGAGGACGCACCCACCCGCACCGACATCGCCGTCGTGGGCTGGGACGAGGCGCGAGGCATGGTCAAGATCAACCCGCTCGCCGGCTGGACGCAGGAGGACGTCGATCGTTTCGTCGCCGACGAGGAGGTGTTCCTCAACCCCCTTCGCCAGAGTGGCTACGCCTCGATCGGGTGCGCCCCGTGCACCCGGCCGGTCGCCGAGGGCGAGGACCCCCGCGCCGGTCGCTGGTCCGGGCAGGACAAGGTGGAGTGCGGGCTGCACACGTGA
- the sufC gene encoding Fe-S cluster assembly ATPase SufC produces the protein MATLEIKDLHVSVDTEEGSKEILKGVTLTLKSGETHAIMGPNGSGKSTLAYSIAGHPKYTVTSGSITLDGEDVLSMSVDERARAGLFLAMQYPVEVPGVTVSNFLRTAKTAIDGEAPKLRHWVKDVRTTMGELRMDPAFADRNVNEGFSGGEKKRHEILQMELLKPKFAVLDETDSGLDVDALRVVSEGVNRVQDKTDSGVLLITHYTRILRYIKPDQVHVFVDGRIAEQGGPELADQLEAEGYDRFVPTGEPAAVTGA, from the coding sequence ATGGCAACGCTCGAGATCAAGGACCTGCACGTCAGCGTCGACACCGAGGAGGGCTCCAAGGAGATCCTCAAGGGCGTCACGCTGACCCTCAAGTCCGGTGAGACGCACGCGATCATGGGGCCCAACGGCTCCGGCAAGTCGACCCTCGCGTACTCCATCGCCGGTCACCCCAAGTACACGGTCACCTCCGGGTCGATCACCCTCGACGGCGAGGACGTGCTGTCGATGAGCGTCGACGAGCGCGCCCGCGCGGGACTCTTCCTCGCCATGCAGTACCCGGTCGAGGTCCCCGGCGTCACGGTGAGCAACTTCCTGCGCACCGCCAAGACCGCCATCGACGGCGAGGCCCCGAAGCTGCGCCACTGGGTCAAGGACGTGCGCACGACCATGGGTGAGCTGCGCATGGACCCGGCCTTCGCCGACCGCAACGTCAACGAGGGCTTCTCCGGCGGCGAGAAGAAGCGCCACGAGATCCTCCAGATGGAGCTGCTCAAGCCGAAGTTCGCCGTCCTCGACGAGACGGACTCGGGCCTGGACGTCGACGCGCTCCGCGTCGTCTCCGAGGGTGTCAACCGCGTGCAGGACAAGACCGACTCCGGCGTCCTGCTCATCACCCACTACACGCGGATCCTGCGCTACATCAAGCCCGACCAGGTGCACGTCTTCGTCGACGGCCGTATCGCCGAGCAGGGCGGCCCGGAGCTGGCCGACCAGCTCGAGGCCGAGGGCTACGACCGCTTCGTCCCGACGGGGGAGCCCGCCGCGGTCACCGGGGCGTGA